Proteins from a single region of Ogataea parapolymorpha DL-1 chromosome IV, whole genome shotgun sequence:
- a CDS encoding Protein involved in the nuclear export of pre-ribosomes produces the protein MAKRKVKRSVEQRQVKRQKDEDAKLASGVFKDYDQESDVSFDEDEEQDYELRPRQFKEDQELEERLPVKMPDGTFKRVLKQKEMASEESSESEEMEPEQHSSEESESESDQELTPQEKLIKTKEEIARIAEQIMEDPEEHVKLLARLRRMANSKNPNTSKLSLLAAVPIFKSIAPAYRIRPLTEIEKKQKVSKDVAKLRYFEETLVFEYKHYVDLLTQKARVVSTTPKATELDKQLGILANNAACELALALRFFNYRKELFQIVVKRAVRKPASESEFKVYERSIQTMEELFKEDADHGDISVDLAILLNRAIRTREYKVDESVVNVFLALSILDDYDPNSTEEEKKLKLKKKDRVHLSKKERKQRKERKQIEKELRAAEQAVSAEERERNQAQVLKILVTLYLEILRARPEKLMAPVLEGLAKYGHQVNIDLIGDFLQILREICENLLQDINEEGNFSSTSIRQVLLAIVTSFSLTANLPTKRMSVDLNKFVQYLYTLLPTLALDPDMEFSHKTLRLVDPLATTQYRPNVNIATKSELLLRCLDYVFFNSRSGSGKRSIAFTKRIYSLLLQAPEKTGIAGLKFVDKLMARYEDIKGLYTTEDRIQNGVYHAEQDNIELANADVAVIWENVLLESHYCPALAAGVKALMKRAK, from the coding sequence ATGGCTAAGAGAAAGGTTAAGCGATCTGTTGAGCAGAGGCAGGTCAAGCGTCaaaaggacgaggatgCCAAGCTTGCCTCTGGTGTCTTCAAGGACTATGACCAAGAGTCGGATGTGTCTTTcgacgaggatgaagaACAGGACTATGAGCTCCGTCCTAGACAGTTCAAGGAGGATCAGGAGCTTGAGGAACGTTTGCCTGTCAAGATGCCAGACGGAACGTTCAAGAGAGTTTTGAAGCAAAAAGAGATGGCATCAGAAGAGTCATCGGAGTCTGAGGAGATGGAACCAGAACAGCACAGCTCCGAGGAATCTGAATCTGAATCTGACCAAGAGTTGACTCCACAGGAAAAATTGATCaagaccaaggaggagattgcACGTATTGCAGAACAAATCATGGAAGATCCAGAGGAGCATGTGAAGCTTCTGGCCAGATTGCGAAGGATGGCCAACTCGAAGAATCCTAACACGTCCAAGCTCTCtcttcttgctgctgttccgATATTCAAGAGTATTGCCCCAGCATACCGTATACGGCCACTCACAGAAATcgaaaagaaacaaaaggTCAGCAAGGATGTGGCCAAGCTGCGATACTTTGAAGAAACACTTGTTTTTGAGTACAAACATTACGTTGATCTGTTGACTCAAAAAGCGAGGGTGGTTTCCACCACACCAAAAGCCACCGAACTGGACAAGCAATTGGGTATCCTGGCCAATAACGCAGCATGTGAATTAGCTTTAGCTTTGCGATTTTTCAACTATAGAAAGgaactttttcaaataGTGGTCAAAAGGGCTGTCAGAAAGCCTGCTTCCGAGTCTGAGTTCAAGGTATATGAGAGAAGTATTCAGACCATGGAAGAACTCTTCAAGGAGGATGCTGACCACGGAGACATCTCGGTAGATCTGGCAATTCTCTTGAACCGCGCCATTCGCACGAGGGAATACAAGGTTGACGAGAGTGTTGTGAACGTATTTCTGGCAttgagcattttggatGACTACGATCCAAATTCTAccgaggaagaaaaaaagctaAAACTTaagaagaaagacagaGTGCATCTGTCGAAAAAGGAGCGCAAACAACGCAAAGAACGCAAGCAGATTGAAAAAGAGCTAAGAGCAGCCGAGCAAGCCGTGAGTGCcgaagaaagagaaagaaatcAAGCACAGGTACTGAAGATTTTAGTTACGCTATACCTTGAGATCCTCAGAGCCAGACCTGAGAAACTAATGGCTCCTGTTCTGGAAGGTCTTGCTAAGTATGGACATCAAGTCAATATTGATCTTATTGGCGACTTCCTCCAGATCCTGCGCGAGATCTGTGAGAACTTGCTCCAGGACATCAACGAAGAAGGCAACTTTTCTAGCACGAGTATCCGACAGGTCCTGCTCGCAATCGTCACGTCCTTCTCGCTAACCGCAAACCTGCCAACCAAACGAATGTCTGTGGATTTAAACAAGTTCGTGCAGTATCTGTACACGCTGTTGCCAACGCTTGCGCTCGATCCAGATATGGAGTTTTCGCATAAGACGCTTCGTCTGGTCGACCCTCTCGCCACAACACAATATCGTCCAAACGTTAACATAGCCACCAAATCAGAGCTGCTTCTGAGGTGTTTAGACTATGTGTTTTTCAACTCCAGATCAGGCTCAGGAAAAAGATCTATAGCATTCACCAAACGCATTTATTCTCTTCTACTACAGGCCCCAGAGAAGACTGGTATTGCAGGTCTCAAATTTGTGGACAAGCTGATGGCCAGATACGAGGACATTAAAGGACTCTATACAACAGAAGACCGCATTCAAAATGGAGTTTACCATGCCGAGCAAGATAATATTGAACTTGCAAACGCTGATGTTGCCGTCATCTGGGAAAACGTGCTTCTCGAGTCTCACTATTGTCCAGCATTGGCCGCTGGTGTCAAAGCACTGATGAAGAGAGCTAAATAA